A portion of the Wolbachia endosymbiont of Oedothorax gibbosus genome contains these proteins:
- a CDS encoding TerC family protein, with product MLADAWTLLTLTLLETILGIDNLIFISLAIDKVPNALRERVHLMGLGLALLMRFVILFFTSSILSMQKPIFHAASLDISVKDLLMITGGLFLIVKSSMELWNDIFVRKENKTKANVKSKFFLVVLQIILIDLVFSVDSILTAIALTHNMVIIATAFTFSILAMIFLSSYTAKLIKSNPGLKIIAILFILFVGMYLILDGLHIELPKGYLYSSFMFALLVEVVSGMRKM from the coding sequence ATGCTAGCCGATGCTTGGACTTTACTGACACTTACACTACTTGAAACTATACTTGGTATAGATAATTTAATCTTTATTTCTCTAGCAATAGATAAGGTACCAAATGCGCTGAGAGAAAGAGTGCACCTTATGGGTCTTGGATTAGCGCTATTAATGCGTTTTGTAATACTATTTTTTACATCATCTATATTGTCAATGCAAAAACCTATATTTCACGCTGCATCGCTGGATATCTCAGTAAAGGATTTACTTATGATTACAGGAGGGTTATTCCTTATTGTTAAAAGCTCTATGGAGTTATGGAACGACATTTTTGTGCGTAAGGAGAATAAAACAAAGGCAAACGTTAAATCAAAATTTTTTTTAGTTGTGCTACAAATTATATTAATAGATTTAGTTTTTTCGGTTGATTCGATATTAACTGCTATAGCATTAACTCATAACATGGTAATAATTGCTACAGCATTTACATTTTCCATATTAGCAATGATATTTTTGTCAAGTTATACTGCTAAATTAATCAAATCTAACCCAGGGTTGAAAATAATCGCCATTTTATTTATTTTATTTGTTGGTATGTACCTCATACTTGATGGACTTCACATAGAACTACCAAAAGGATATTTGTATTCTTCATTTATGTTTGCATTGCTTGTAGAAGTTGTAAGTGGCATGAGGAAAATGTAG